Part of the Paenibacillus sp. YPG26 genome, TCTTAACCGCTGTATCGCGGACTGGGATTACGGATGCGGAGCTCTTGGCTGCTGCGCTGGCTGCACCGGGAAGAGAGAGACTAACGGCAAGAGCCGCTGCTGCTGCGGTATGGAGCAGGGTTCTACGTGTACCTTTCGACATTCGTGATTCCTCCTAAATAATGAATGATATATGGGTGAATACTGGCTTAGGGAGCCAGAAAGCTGATGATAAGTATAATAATTGCAAACGGAGCCAAGAAGATCAACCAAGCAAGCGGCCTCGCCATGTTGAGAGTCCAGCCTACACCCATTCTTTTCTCCACAAAAAGGGAAGGGTCCTTCGCGTTGAAATACATATTGCCAAGCTTCCAGTTCGCATCATCTTGCACGACATCCGTGCCCGGGGTCTCCGGACGCGGGCCAATACGGCTCCCGCCCTGCCCAGTCTGGATAGATATAATCAGGGCGGAGATCAGGATGAAGGCAGGGAAGATTAACACTGTAGGCATCAGTACCTCAGGGCGGATGTGCTGGAACATGCTCAGCTGGATTAGGGAGAAGAGCAGGATCATAACTAGACCCGTCATCAGTGTGAACATGGACCATTTACGGCGGAAAATAACATTTTGCTGAACAGAGGCTTCGGCCTTATCAGGCGAGAGCTGCTGCTTGTTGTTGTAGATGCTGCGGTTCACCGCAAAGAACAGAATCAGCATGAAAACCTGCATAATATTCGGGAAGAACATAGCCGTATAGGACTTGTCAACGGATCTGATCACCTTTCCAGACATGCTGTATTTCATTGCAATGGTGTCCGGTGCCTGATCATAGTACTTCCATGTCAGAAGGAAGCTTGCTGCGATGATCACTAGATGGATAAGAAACCACTTGTTCGGGTAGACGAGTCTCTGCTGCCGGAAGCTTGTATCAATGACACGGCGGTCTTTGGCGGGCGGAACCGCTGGCTGTAAGGCTTTATAGCGCTTCATTCTTGTATAGAAGATTCTTTGAATTAACATAATGCTGGCAATGAGTAAGACTGAGTAGAAGGGGAGTGCATAATTCAAAGCCTGTTCATTCATAACGAACAAGATGACCGCTAACCCCGCAAGTAACAGGAACTGTATGATTCCGGTCACCCAGGCATACGACCTGCGCATCCGGCGGAGAGGTTCGCTGTAATACATTTCTTCGGACACGGAGATACCGAAGCTCACCGTTCTTCTGGTAAGGTAGGGGATCGCAATAAGGGCGATGGAGACTGCCGCGAACATAAGAATCAGGATCAAGGCTGAGAGCCAATACATAGTTAATTACCCCTTTCAAGCTCTGTAGGTTGGAGCTCATCATAGATTTGTCCGGCAATAGTCAGAAGCTGTTCCCGCGTCATTCCTCTGCATATCGCTTCGGCGGTAATGGATCTGAGCTGCCTATACTGCTGCTGCATGTACTCCTCTGTGACTGGCGGCATGCCGTCCGGGTTGATAACAACCCCTTTCTGACGGTGGACCAGAATGAAGCCTTCCTGTTTGAGCAGGGTATAAGCCTTGTTCACGGTATGGAGGTTGATGCCGATGTCAGCCGCCATACTTCTTACCGAAGGCAGCGCTTCTCCGGGCTGAAGTTGCCCGCTTGCAATGCCTTCAATAATCTGATTGATCAGCTGCGTGTAAATAGGTACATCCGACTGCATATCAAGTTCAATCATCATGAGGGAGAGCATCCTCTCTATCTGTTATAGTTGAAATATAACAGATATCAGAACTTTTGTAAATAGGCAGCCTGGTTTGAGTATTAACGGTTCATCCCGTATATTAGAAGAAGGTGTTGCAAATCCGATTAACCTGGTGGAATAAGACCATTTTCAACTGAAAGGGATGTACATATGCCGAAGATCGCGAAGAATTTGACGGAGCTCATTGGGAATACACCCTTGCTTGAACTCAGCAATTATACGGAAGACAAAGGGATTCAAGCACGTATTTTGACCAAGCTGGAATATTTCAACCCTGCGGGGAGTGTGAAGGATCGTACCGGATTCGCTTTGATTAAGAGCGCGGAGGAGCAGGGCCATCTTCACAAGGATGCGGTGATTGTTGAGCCGACCAGTGGAAATATGGGGATAGGGCTTGCCTTTGCCGCTGCTGCCCTGGGGTATAAGCTCATCATTACGCTCCCCGAGACGTTCAGTATTGAGCGCCGCAAGCTGATGCAGGCATACGGAGCTGAGCTTGTACTAACCCCGGCTAGTGAAGGGATGGCTGGCGCTATCCGCAAGGCGGAAGAGCTGGCAGCCGAAATTCCGAATGCGTTCATCCCCCAGCAGTTCAACAATCCGGCTAATCCCAATATACATAAGACGACAACTGCTGAAGAGATCTGGCGGGATACGGACGGTACAGTAGACATATTTGTGGCGGGAGTAGGAACAGGCGGTACGATAAGCGGAGTTGGCGAAGTGCTTAAGAAGTACAATCCGAAGGTTCATATCGTTGCAGTAGAACCATTCGATTCCCCGGTGTTATCCGGCGGGAAGCGGGGGGCTCACCAAATCCAGGGAATTGGCGCTGGCTTCGTACCTGATAACTATAATGCAAAAGTGGTAGATGAAGTGATCAGAGTCAAGAATGAGGATGCCTTCGAGACAT contains:
- a CDS encoding DUF5808 domain-containing protein, coding for MYWLSALILILMFAAVSIALIAIPYLTRRTVSFGISVSEEMYYSEPLRRMRRSYAWVTGIIQFLLLAGLAVILFVMNEQALNYALPFYSVLLIASIMLIQRIFYTRMKRYKALQPAVPPAKDRRVIDTSFRQQRLVYPNKWFLIHLVIIAASFLLTWKYYDQAPDTIAMKYSMSGKVIRSVDKSYTAMFFPNIMQVFMLILFFAVNRSIYNNKQQLSPDKAEASVQQNVIFRRKWSMFTLMTGLVMILLFSLIQLSMFQHIRPEVLMPTVLIFPAFILISALIISIQTGQGGSRIGPRPETPGTDVVQDDANWKLGNMYFNAKDPSLFVEKRMGVGWTLNMARPLAWLIFLAPFAIIILIISFLAP
- the cysK gene encoding cysteine synthase A, whose amino-acid sequence is MPKIAKNLTELIGNTPLLELSNYTEDKGIQARILTKLEYFNPAGSVKDRTGFALIKSAEEQGHLHKDAVIVEPTSGNMGIGLAFAAAALGYKLIITLPETFSIERRKLMQAYGAELVLTPASEGMAGAIRKAEELAAEIPNAFIPQQFNNPANPNIHKTTTAEEIWRDTDGTVDIFVAGVGTGGTISGVGEVLKKYNPKVHIVAVEPFDSPVLSGGKRGAHQIQGIGAGFVPDNYNAKVVDEVIRVKNEDAFETSRRLARTEGLLVGISSGAAAHAATVLAARPENKDKTIVVVLPDTGERYLSTNLFQDE
- a CDS encoding GntR family transcriptional regulator, with product MMIELDMQSDVPIYTQLINQIIEGIASGQLQPGEALPSVRSMAADIGINLHTVNKAYTLLKQEGFILVHRQKGVVINPDGMPPVTEEYMQQQYRQLRSITAEAICRGMTREQLLTIAGQIYDELQPTELERGN